One genomic region from Candidatus Rokuibacteriota bacterium encodes:
- the rpsK gene encoding 30S ribosomal protein S11 encodes MADEAPEKAAEKEESKAPAAPRKGGRKRERKEVRVGIAHVQATFNNTIVTLTDKMGNVVSWASAGSVGFKGSRKSTPFAAQTAAENAARKAMDLGLKQVEVFVRGPGAGREAAIRSLQAVGLEISAIRDVTPIPHNGCRPPKRRRV; translated from the coding sequence ATGGCTGACGAAGCGCCAGAGAAGGCGGCGGAGAAGGAAGAGTCGAAGGCTCCGGCTGCGCCCCGCAAGGGCGGGCGCAAGCGGGAGCGCAAGGAAGTCCGCGTGGGCATCGCCCACGTCCAGGCGACGTTCAACAACACGATCGTCACCCTGACGGACAAGATGGGCAACGTGGTCTCATGGGCGAGCGCCGGCAGCGTCGGGTTCAAGGGCTCGCGCAAGAGCACACCCTTCGCCGCGCAGACCGCGGCGGAGAACGCCGCGCGCAAGGCGATGGACCTGGGACTGAAGCAGGTGGAGGTGTTCGTGCGGGGTCCGGGGGCAGGTCGGGAGGCGGCCATCCGCTCGCTCCAGGCCGTGGGCCTCGAGATCTCCGCGATCCGTGACGTGACGCCGATTCCGCACAATGGGTGCCGTCCGCCCAAGCGGCGTCGGGTGTAG
- the rpsM gene encoding 30S ribosomal protein S13: MARISGVDLPRDKRGEIAIQYIYGIGIPSAKKIFADARVDPGKRVKAWSDEETARVRDIIEREYKVEGDLRREVSMSVKRLMDIGCYRGIRHRKGLPVRGQRTHTNARTRKGKSKGVMVKKKSVAAAAPAPAAAPPKK, encoded by the coding sequence ATGGCACGTATCTCCGGAGTGGACCTGCCGCGGGACAAGCGCGGCGAGATCGCGATCCAGTACATCTACGGGATCGGTATCCCGTCCGCCAAGAAGATCTTCGCCGACGCGAGGGTCGACCCCGGCAAGCGGGTCAAGGCCTGGAGCGACGAGGAGACGGCGCGGGTGCGCGATATCATCGAGCGCGAGTACAAGGTCGAAGGCGACCTGCGGCGCGAAGTGTCGATGAGCGTCAAGCGCCTCATGGACATCGGCTGCTACCGCGGCATCCGCCATCGCAAGGGCCTGCCCGTGCGCGGGCAGCGGACCCACACCAACGCCCGCACCCGCAAGGGCAAGAGCAAGGGCGTCATGGTCAAGAAGAAGTCCGTGGCCGCGGCCGCCCCCGCACCCGCCGCCGCGCCACCGAAGAAGTAA
- the rpmJ gene encoding 50S ribosomal protein L36, with protein MKVRPSVKVRCEHCKIVRREGVVRIICKNPRHKQRQG; from the coding sequence ATGAAGGTCAGACCGTCCGTCAAGGTGCGGTGCGAGCACTGCAAGATTGTGCGGCGCGAGGGTGTCGTGCGCATCATCTGCAAGAACCCGCGCCACAAGCAGCGCCAAGGGTAA
- the infA gene encoding translation initiation factor IF-1, with product MPKEDAIEVEGTVVEPLPNAMFRVELENGHKVLAHVSGKMRMNFIRILPGDKVKVELSPYDLTRGRITYRFK from the coding sequence ATGCCGAAGGAAGACGCGATCGAGGTCGAGGGCACCGTGGTGGAGCCGCTGCCGAACGCCATGTTCCGCGTCGAGCTCGAGAACGGCCACAAGGTGCTCGCGCACGTGTCAGGCAAGATGCGCATGAACTTCATCCGGATCCTGCCCGGGGACAAGGTCAAGGTGGAGCTGTCGCCTTACGACCTGACCCGCGGCCGGATCACGTACCGGTTTAAGTAA
- the map gene encoding type I methionyl aminopeptidase, whose product MILLKSSRELEHMRAAGRILAEVKARLKALVRPGASTKDIDEDIEAFIVGKGAAPAFKGYRGYPATVCASINDEVVHGIPSAKRKLKDGDIIGLDLGCIVEGYYGDCAITLPVGPVPERVQELLDVTRESLDKAIVQCRAGNRIGDISHAVQAHCESHGFGVVRAFVGHGIGRALHEEPQVPNFGEAGRGPVLKAGMVLAIEPMVTMGSWEVRVLEDGWTAVTVDGSLAAHFEDTIAITANGPEVLTRTAA is encoded by the coding sequence GTGATCCTGCTGAAGTCCTCCCGGGAGCTCGAGCACATGCGCGCGGCCGGCCGCATCCTGGCCGAGGTCAAGGCGCGGCTCAAGGCCCTCGTCCGGCCCGGCGCCTCGACCAAGGACATCGACGAGGACATCGAGGCCTTCATCGTCGGCAAGGGCGCCGCGCCGGCCTTCAAGGGCTATCGCGGGTACCCGGCGACGGTGTGCGCCTCGATCAACGACGAGGTCGTCCACGGCATCCCCTCGGCCAAGCGAAAGCTCAAGGACGGCGACATCATCGGGCTCGACCTCGGCTGCATCGTCGAGGGCTACTACGGCGACTGCGCCATCACCCTGCCGGTCGGGCCGGTACCCGAGAGAGTCCAGGAGCTCCTCGATGTCACGCGCGAGAGCCTCGACAAGGCCATCGTGCAGTGCCGGGCGGGCAACCGCATCGGCGACATCTCCCACGCCGTGCAGGCGCACTGCGAGAGCCACGGCTTCGGCGTCGTGAGGGCGTTCGTCGGGCACGGGATAGGCCGGGCCCTCCACGAAGAGCCGCAGGTGCCGAACTTCGGCGAAGCCGGGCGGGGCCCGGTGCTCAAGGCCGGCATGGTGCTCGCCATCGAGCCCATGGTGACGATGGGGTCGTGGGAAGTGCGGGTGCTCGAGGACGGCTGGACCGCGGTGACGGTGGACGGCAGCCTCGCGGCCCATTTCGAGGACACGATCGCGATCACGGCGAACGGCCCGGAAGTCCTCACGCGGACGGCGGCCTAG
- a CDS encoding adenylate kinase, producing MSVRVIFLGPPGAGKGTQAQDLAREWGVPHIATGDMLREAVAAKTPLGLEAKRHMDSGGLVPDPVVIGLVGLRLGQPDAKAGCVLDGFPRTVAQAEALDALFSRTGIALDRVVFFDVSRGELLRRLTGRRICRSCGRSFHLVSAPPKVAGKCDACGGELYQRTDDSEATVATRLDVYQTQTAPLLDYYRGRKLLAEVAGEGPVDRVAEAIRTAVEQAVTR from the coding sequence GTGAGCGTCCGGGTCATCTTCCTCGGACCGCCCGGCGCCGGCAAGGGCACCCAGGCGCAGGACCTCGCGCGCGAGTGGGGCGTGCCGCACATCGCCACGGGCGACATGCTGCGCGAGGCCGTCGCGGCCAAGACTCCGCTCGGGCTGGAGGCCAAGCGCCACATGGACTCGGGCGGCCTCGTGCCGGACCCCGTCGTGATCGGGCTGGTCGGCCTGCGGCTCGGCCAGCCGGACGCCAAGGCCGGCTGCGTGCTCGACGGATTCCCGCGCACGGTCGCCCAGGCCGAGGCCCTCGACGCGCTGTTCTCGCGGACGGGCATCGCGCTGGATCGGGTCGTGTTCTTCGACGTGTCGCGGGGAGAGCTGCTCCGCCGCCTCACGGGCCGCCGGATCTGCCGCTCGTGCGGCCGCTCCTTCCACTTGGTGTCGGCGCCTCCGAAGGTCGCCGGGAAGTGCGATGCCTGCGGCGGCGAGCTCTACCAGCGCACGGACGACAGCGAAGCCACGGTGGCGACGCGGCTCGACGTGTACCAGACGCAGACGGCGCCCCTGCTCGACTACTACCGCGGCCGCAAGCTCTTGGCCGAGGTGGCGGGCGAGGGGCCGGTTGACCGGGTCGCCGAAGCCATCCGCACGGCCGTGGAACAGGCGGTGACGCGGTGA
- the secY gene encoding preprotein translocase subunit SecY: MMEGLKSFQNISKIPELKRRVLVTLGLLAAYRLGAHVPTPGIDAAALAALFNQMQSGLLGMVDLFSGGNLRRLTVFALGIMPYISASIILQLLTVVIPTLERLAKEGEAGKKKITQYTRYGTIGLSMIQSFGIAVGLESMQPQGGLVLVPDPGWGFRLMTMLTLTTGTALIMWLGEQISEKGIGNGISLIIFAGIVVRLPSAVVSSYTLITTGELKLFVFIGLVVMMVLVTAAVIVMQEGQRKIPVQYAKRMVGRRMAMGQTTHIPLRINTAGVIPVIFASSLILFPATLTRFIQHPWMQAFSEALSPGQVTYTALYCALIIFFTYFYTAIVFNPIDLADNMKKYGGFIPGVRPGKKTAEFIDRVLTRITLPGAIFLALISVLPDFLIRWFNVPFYFGGTSLLIVVGVALDTVRQMESHLLMRNYEGFLRKKARAQA, from the coding sequence ATGATGGAGGGGCTCAAGAGCTTCCAGAACATCTCCAAGATCCCGGAGCTCAAGCGCCGGGTCTTGGTGACGCTGGGGCTCCTGGCGGCCTATCGCCTGGGCGCGCACGTGCCGACGCCGGGCATCGACGCCGCCGCGCTGGCCGCGCTCTTCAACCAGATGCAGAGCGGCCTGCTCGGCATGGTCGATCTCTTCTCCGGCGGCAACCTGCGCCGGCTCACGGTCTTCGCGCTGGGCATCATGCCGTACATCTCGGCGTCCATCATCCTCCAGCTCCTGACCGTCGTGATCCCGACGCTCGAGCGGCTGGCCAAGGAAGGCGAGGCGGGCAAGAAGAAGATCACCCAGTACACCCGCTACGGCACCATCGGGCTGTCCATGATCCAGTCCTTCGGCATCGCCGTGGGGCTCGAGAGCATGCAGCCGCAGGGCGGGCTCGTGCTGGTGCCGGACCCGGGCTGGGGCTTCCGGCTGATGACCATGCTGACGCTGACCACCGGCACCGCCCTCATCATGTGGCTGGGCGAGCAGATCTCCGAGAAGGGCATCGGCAACGGCATCTCGCTCATCATCTTCGCGGGCATCGTCGTGCGGCTGCCCTCGGCGGTGGTCTCGTCCTACACGCTCATCACGACGGGCGAGCTCAAGCTCTTCGTGTTCATCGGTCTCGTGGTCATGATGGTGCTGGTGACCGCGGCGGTGATCGTGATGCAGGAGGGGCAGCGCAAGATCCCGGTCCAGTACGCCAAGCGCATGGTCGGACGGCGGATGGCCATGGGCCAGACCACGCATATCCCCCTGCGCATCAACACGGCAGGTGTCATCCCGGTCATCTTCGCCTCGTCGCTGATCCTGTTCCCGGCGACGCTGACGCGCTTCATCCAGCATCCGTGGATGCAGGCGTTCTCCGAGGCGCTCTCCCCGGGGCAGGTGACGTACACGGCCCTGTACTGCGCGCTCATCATTTTCTTCACGTACTTCTACACGGCCATTGTCTTCAACCCGATCGACCTGGCCGACAACATGAAGAAGTACGGCGGCTTCATCCCGGGCGTGCGCCCCGGCAAGAAGACGGCCGAGTTCATCGACCGGGTGCTGACGCGCATCACCCTGCCCGGGGCCATCTTCCTTGCCCTCATCTCCGTGCTGCCCGACTTCCTGATCCGCTGGTTCAACGTGCCCTTCTACTTCGGGGGCACGAGCTTGCTGATCGTGGTCGGCGTGGCGCTCGATACCGTGCGGCAGATGGAGTCGCACCTGCTGATGCGGAACTACGAAGGCTTCCTTCGAAAGAAAGCGAGGGCGCAGGCGTGA
- the rpmD gene encoding 50S ribosomal protein L30, with protein sequence MAKKLKVTLVKSLIGLSPKQEATVRALGLRHIRQTVEHDDTPTIRGMIDAVPFAVKVAGRGAAEGETSASRKTQ encoded by the coding sequence GTGGCAAAGAAGCTTAAGGTCACCCTGGTCAAGAGCCTGATCGGGCTTTCGCCGAAGCAGGAGGCGACCGTCAGGGCGCTCGGGCTCAGGCACATCCGCCAGACGGTGGAGCACGACGACACCCCGACCATCCGCGGCATGATCGACGCCGTGCCGTTCGCCGTCAAGGTCGCAGGGCGAGGTGCAGCCGAAGGCGAGACGAGCGCCTCCAGGAAGACGCAATGA
- the rpsE gene encoding 30S ribosomal protein S5 gives MAEAKIDASALDLTDRVVAINRVAKVVKGGRRFSFTALVVVGDGRGHVGVGLGKAREVPEAIRKSVEHAKKDLILVPLKDTTIPFAITGHFGAARVFLRPASHGTGVIAGGAVRPVLEAAGVQDILTKTLGTNNPHNVLKATIDAFRRLKQLLDTHNARRRSTDGDGQEASGGKEA, from the coding sequence GTGGCTGAGGCGAAGATCGATGCAAGCGCGCTGGACCTGACGGACCGGGTGGTCGCCATCAACCGGGTCGCCAAGGTGGTCAAGGGCGGCCGGCGGTTCTCTTTCACGGCGCTGGTCGTCGTGGGCGACGGGCGGGGGCACGTGGGCGTGGGGCTGGGCAAGGCCCGCGAGGTACCCGAGGCGATCCGGAAGTCGGTCGAGCACGCCAAGAAAGACCTGATCCTCGTGCCGCTCAAGGACACCACGATTCCGTTCGCGATCACCGGCCACTTTGGCGCGGCGCGGGTGTTCCTGCGCCCGGCCTCGCACGGCACGGGTGTCATCGCGGGAGGGGCGGTCCGGCCCGTGCTGGAGGCGGCCGGCGTCCAGGACATCCTGACCAAGACCCTGGGCACCAACAACCCGCACAACGTGCTCAAGGCGACCATCGACGCGTTCCGCCGCCTCAAGCAGCTCCTGGACACGCACAACGCCCGTCGCAGGTCCACGGACGGCGATGGCCAGGAGGCATCCGGTGGCAAAGAAGCTTAA
- the rplR gene encoding 50S ribosomal protein L18 — MRTELKVEGRKIRHLRVRTKVQGTAERPRLAIFRSLNHIYAQVVDDAAGRTLVSVDSRSTDFRGKAKSGGNVAAAKIVGELVAKKAKAGGIGQVVFDRGGYQYHGRVKALAEAARAAGLSF; from the coding sequence ATGCGGACTGAACTCAAGGTCGAGGGACGCAAGATCAGGCACCTGCGGGTGCGCACGAAGGTGCAGGGCACGGCGGAGCGGCCGAGGCTGGCCATCTTCCGCAGCCTCAACCACATCTACGCCCAGGTGGTGGACGACGCGGCCGGCCGCACGCTCGTGTCGGTGGACAGCCGCTCGACCGATTTTCGCGGCAAGGCCAAGAGCGGCGGCAACGTGGCGGCGGCGAAGATCGTCGGCGAGCTCGTGGCGAAGAAGGCCAAGGCAGGCGGCATCGGCCAGGTCGTCTTCGACCGCGGCGGCTACCAGTACCACGGGCGGGTCAAGGCCCTGGCCGAGGCGGCCCGCGCCGCCGGCCTTTCATTCTAG
- the rplF gene encoding 50S ribosomal protein L6: protein MSRIGKKPIPVPQGVKVAIEGQTVKAEGPKGKLSQTVPGSLSVTVEQNVLTVGRSSEHRTVRALHGLMRSLIANMVHGVKDGFERKLEIVGIGYRAQVQGKSLQLALGYSHPVIFPLPEGIQAEVDKQVSITIKGADKALVGQTAAKIRELRKPDPYKGKGIKYSDEHIRRKVGKKAGAK from the coding sequence ATGTCACGAATCGGCAAGAAGCCCATCCCGGTTCCGCAGGGGGTCAAGGTCGCCATCGAGGGCCAGACCGTCAAGGCGGAGGGGCCCAAGGGCAAGCTCAGCCAGACGGTGCCCGGCAGCCTGTCCGTCACGGTGGAGCAGAACGTGCTGACAGTCGGCCGCAGCTCGGAGCACCGGACGGTGCGGGCGCTGCACGGCCTGATGCGCTCGCTCATCGCCAACATGGTCCACGGCGTCAAGGACGGCTTCGAGCGCAAGCTCGAGATCGTCGGCATCGGGTACCGCGCGCAGGTGCAGGGCAAGAGCCTGCAGCTGGCGCTTGGCTATTCGCACCCGGTGATCTTCCCGCTGCCGGAGGGCATCCAGGCCGAGGTGGACAAGCAGGTGTCCATCACGATCAAGGGCGCGGACAAGGCCCTGGTCGGGCAGACGGCGGCCAAGATCCGGGAGCTGCGGAAGCCCGACCCGTACAAGGGCAAGGGCATCAAGTACTCCGATGAGCACATCCGCCGCAAGGTCGGCAAGAAGGCGGGGGCCAAGTAA